One window of Microcoleus vaginatus PCC 9802 genomic DNA carries:
- a CDS encoding DUF3727 domain-containing protein — MSSSPYRKKENGNSNEESVTLTDEVGRSLACNIEYSMNLEGQEYALLLPIDSPVEIFTWQGDDNDEAAIPVEDEAEIDKIFDTAKVVLQEQNLTLRRTAVTLTVVGELPEFPEEDMTSDVDPDEESEFEELMWLTSFYHEEQEYAIYTPLDPFFILARMDDDGKPELLSEEEFQRLEPMLPMLEDQFFDDLD; from the coding sequence ATGTCCTCATCCCCATACCGCAAAAAAGAGAATGGCAATTCCAACGAAGAGTCCGTCACCCTGACGGATGAAGTTGGGCGATCGCTGGCTTGCAACATAGAATATTCTATGAATCTAGAAGGTCAAGAATACGCTTTGCTGCTTCCGATTGACTCGCCCGTAGAAATTTTTACTTGGCAGGGAGACGATAACGACGAAGCAGCAATTCCTGTAGAAGACGAAGCCGAAATTGACAAAATTTTTGATACAGCTAAAGTTGTGCTGCAAGAGCAGAACTTGACGCTCCGACGCACGGCGGTGACGCTGACTGTGGTGGGCGAATTGCCGGAATTTCCCGAAGAGGATATGACATCGGATGTCGATCCAGATGAGGAGTCCGAGTTCGAGGAGCTGATGTGGCTGACCAGTTTCTACCACGAAGAACAGGAATATGCCATTTATACGCCTCTAGACCCGTTCTTTATCTTGGCTAGAATGGATGACGACGGCAAGCCAGAATTGCTTTCGGAAGAAGAGTTCCAAAGGCTGGAACCGATGTTACCTATGCTGGAAGACCAGTTCTTTGACGATCTTGATTAG
- the ruvX gene encoding Holliday junction resolvase RuvX: protein MSNDKLWISALGLDIGLKRVGIAGCDGTGLIATGITTLVRSSFERDVAYLRELVRERRVQILVAGLPYSLSRELGTQARQVQKYATRIATALELPLEYVDERLTSVEAEELMKAAGISLSQNKGSIDRKAAALILQQWLDERRQKI, encoded by the coding sequence ATGTCCAACGATAAATTATGGATTTCAGCTCTGGGATTAGATATCGGCCTCAAACGAGTCGGCATCGCCGGGTGTGACGGCACTGGTTTAATAGCTACGGGCATTACAACACTGGTACGATCGTCATTCGAGCGAGACGTAGCTTATCTCCGAGAGCTCGTGCGAGAGCGGAGAGTTCAAATTTTGGTTGCAGGCTTGCCCTACTCTCTGAGCCGGGAATTAGGCACTCAAGCCCGACAAGTGCAGAAATATGCTACTCGCATCGCCACAGCCTTAGAGCTCCCCCTAGAATACGTGGACGAGCGCCTGACTTCGGTTGAGGCAGAGGAATTGATGAAAGCAGCAGGGATTTCGCTGTCCCAAAATAAGGGTTCGATCGATCGCAAAGCAGCCGCCCTGATTTTGCAGCAGTGGTTGGACGAGCGGAGGCAAAAGATCTGA